A single region of the Microlunatus panaciterrae genome encodes:
- a CDS encoding ABC transporter permease: MTQLPRPWSPVIRRRSLPLRAEIGRQLRRRRTRGVFVVLVLLPLILIGAFALGDDPNDTGPRGFVDLAQESAANLVVFALFASTSFLLVVVVALFCGDPVPSEASWSSLRYLLAAPVRRERLLRQKLLAAGVFSAAALVFLPAWALLVGGVAYGWGPYVGPTGEQIGWPEFGLRLLLITGYLMVSLLVVGAFAFALGVWTDAPLAAVGGAVLLMILSAILDSITALGDLRQALPGHYAYAWADALAPRVDYSDMATGALWSLGYAVVLVAAAVWHFLRKDITS; encoded by the coding sequence ATGACCCAGCTGCCCCGCCCATGGTCGCCCGTCATACGGCGGCGGTCGTTGCCGCTGCGGGCCGAGATCGGCCGCCAGCTGCGCCGTCGCCGGACCCGGGGGGTCTTCGTCGTGCTCGTGCTGCTGCCGCTCATCCTGATCGGCGCCTTCGCCCTCGGTGACGACCCGAACGACACCGGCCCCCGAGGTTTCGTGGACCTGGCCCAGGAGAGCGCGGCCAACCTGGTCGTGTTCGCCCTGTTCGCCTCGACCAGCTTCCTGCTGGTCGTGGTGGTCGCGCTGTTCTGCGGCGATCCGGTGCCGTCCGAGGCGAGCTGGTCGAGCCTGCGGTACCTGCTCGCGGCTCCCGTCCGCCGGGAACGCCTGCTGCGTCAGAAGCTGCTGGCGGCCGGCGTGTTCTCCGCCGCAGCGCTGGTCTTCCTGCCGGCCTGGGCGCTGCTGGTCGGCGGAGTGGCCTACGGTTGGGGACCCTACGTCGGGCCGACCGGGGAGCAGATCGGCTGGCCGGAGTTCGGGCTGCGGCTACTGCTCATCACCGGCTATCTGATGGTGAGCCTGCTGGTGGTGGGTGCCTTCGCCTTCGCCCTGGGGGTCTGGACCGACGCACCACTGGCCGCGGTCGGCGGCGCGGTGCTGTTGATGATCCTGTCCGCCATCCTGGACTCGATCACCGCCCTGGGCGACCTGCGCCAGGCACTGCCGGGCCACTATGCCTACGCGTGGGCCGATGCGCTGGCGCCGCGGGTCGACTACTCCGACATGGCCACCGGTGCGCTCTGGTCGCTCGGCTATGCGGTGGTGCTGGTCGCCGCCGCTGTCTGGCACTTCCTGCGGAAGGACATCACCAGCTGA
- a CDS encoding dienelactone hydrolase family protein, producing MHTHLSHVVLDPGRGGSTRQVQAILVRPSDPGPWPGVVMVHEAFGLDDVLERQARRLAEAGYVVLAPDLFSAGPRLRCLVSTFRTLQAGAGPAFADLEAARQHLKADPGCTGRVGVIGFCMGGGFALLLARRGFDASSVNYGRLPEDLDAAVAGSCPIVASYGARDKGLAGAAPRLAEALRRAGVRHDVAEYPTAGHSFLNDAPNGPRVLRPLLRIAGVGPDPVAAADAWRRIEEFFAEQLGSPAES from the coding sequence ATGCACACCCATCTCAGTCATGTCGTTCTCGACCCGGGCAGAGGCGGCAGCACCCGGCAGGTGCAGGCAATCCTCGTCCGGCCCAGCGACCCTGGTCCGTGGCCGGGCGTGGTGATGGTGCACGAGGCATTCGGGCTGGACGACGTGCTGGAACGGCAGGCCAGGCGGCTGGCCGAGGCTGGCTACGTCGTGCTGGCGCCGGACCTGTTCAGTGCGGGACCTCGCCTCCGCTGCCTGGTCAGCACCTTCAGGACGCTGCAGGCCGGGGCAGGCCCCGCGTTCGCCGACCTGGAGGCCGCGCGGCAGCACCTCAAGGCCGATCCCGGCTGTACCGGGCGGGTCGGGGTGATCGGCTTCTGCATGGGCGGCGGCTTCGCCCTGCTGCTGGCCCGCCGCGGCTTCGACGCCAGCTCGGTCAACTATGGCCGGCTGCCGGAGGACCTGGACGCCGCCGTCGCCGGCAGCTGTCCCATCGTGGCCAGCTACGGTGCCCGCGACAAGGGTCTCGCCGGCGCCGCACCGAGGCTCGCCGAGGCTCTGCGCAGAGCCGGCGTCCGGCACGACGTCGCGGAGTACCCCACCGCCGGCCACAGCTTCCTCAACGACGCCCCGAACGGACCTCGGGTGCTGCGGCCGCTGCTGCGGATCGCCGGGGTGGGACCCGACCCGGTCGCAGCGGCGGACGCCTGGCGGCGGATCGAGGAGTTCTTCGCCGAGCAGCTGGGCTCCCCTGCCGAGTCGTGA
- a CDS encoding ABC transporter permease, whose translation MAIEQLDAKIPATPNGPSPRGLRTGYRHTLGRRMARGWQLYVLLLPPTIYAILFLYWPLYGLQIAFKNFSVARGITGSAWAGFKYVEQFLTSYQFWPILKNTLILNFYELIALFPLPIILALLLNTVRSNLYRRGVQLITYAPHFISTVVVVGILIMLFSPSGGIVNQAIQFFGGQPTDFFSESLFRHTYVWSGAWQTLGYSAIIYLAALSGIDPQLHEAAKVDGASLVKRIWHIDLPGILPVTITLLILNMGSMLSVGFEKVLLMQNPLNLSVSEVIDTYSYRVAFVSALPQYSYATAIGLFKSVIALSMLLLANWLARRVAKESLF comes from the coding sequence ATGGCTATCGAACAGCTGGACGCCAAGATCCCAGCAACGCCGAACGGACCGTCCCCCAGGGGCCTCCGGACCGGTTACCGTCACACGCTCGGTCGAAGGATGGCCCGCGGCTGGCAGCTGTACGTGCTGCTGCTGCCGCCGACGATCTACGCCATCCTCTTCCTGTACTGGCCGCTCTACGGCCTTCAGATCGCATTCAAGAACTTCAGCGTCGCCAGGGGCATCACCGGCAGCGCCTGGGCCGGCTTCAAGTACGTCGAGCAGTTCCTGACCTCATACCAGTTCTGGCCGATCCTCAAGAACACACTGATCCTCAACTTCTACGAGCTGATCGCGCTGTTCCCGTTGCCGATCATCCTCGCGCTGCTGCTCAACACGGTCCGGAGCAACCTCTACCGCCGTGGTGTCCAGCTCATCACCTATGCTCCGCACTTCATCTCCACCGTGGTCGTGGTCGGCATCCTGATCATGCTGTTCTCCCCGAGCGGCGGCATCGTCAACCAGGCCATCCAGTTCTTCGGTGGGCAGCCCACGGACTTCTTCAGCGAGTCCCTGTTCCGACATACCTATGTCTGGTCCGGGGCCTGGCAGACGCTCGGCTACTCGGCGATCATCTACCTGGCTGCCCTCTCCGGCATCGATCCGCAGCTGCATGAGGCCGCCAAGGTCGACGGCGCCAGCCTCGTCAAGCGGATCTGGCACATCGACCTGCCGGGCATCCTGCCGGTGACCATTACCTTGTTGATCCTCAACATGGGCTCGATGCTGTCGGTCGGTTTCGAGAAGGTGCTGCTGATGCAGAACCCGCTGAACCTGTCCGTGTCCGAGGTGATCGACACCTACTCCTACCGGGTGGCCTTCGTCTCGGCGCTGCCGCAGTACTCGTACGCGACCGCGATCGGCCTGTTCAAGTCCGTGATCGCACTGTCGATGCTGCTGCTCGCCAACTGGCTGGCCCGCCGGGTCGCCAAGGAGAGCCTGTTCTGA
- a CDS encoding carbohydrate ABC transporter permease: MAVTTAEATTPRKARRIAEPRGDRAFNIINYTVLAVFTLSVLYPLIYVISSSFSSAAAINSGAVKFLPVGFNVDAYQTILESPRLVTGFMNSAIYAVAGGLLGTALTVLAGYPLSRDDLPFRRVLTFFFLIPTLLSAGIIPTYIVVRQLGLLDTRWAIILPGCMSVFNMIITRTFYKITVPSEMLEAAKVDGASDFRFFFRIALPLSKPIIAVNLLFYGIAQWNGWFSAFIYLTNADLYPLQLVLREILAQSAVNPAQIGGPDVGELLRRKELFDKLKYALIVIAMVPPLIAYPFVQKHFVKGALIGSLK; encoded by the coding sequence ATGGCAGTGACCACGGCTGAGGCCACCACACCCCGGAAGGCTCGGCGGATCGCCGAGCCCCGGGGTGACCGGGCCTTCAACATCATCAACTACACCGTGCTGGCGGTGTTCACGCTGTCGGTGCTGTATCCACTCATCTATGTGATCAGCTCCTCGTTCAGCAGTGCGGCGGCGATCAACTCGGGTGCGGTCAAGTTTCTTCCGGTCGGGTTCAACGTCGACGCCTACCAGACGATCCTCGAGTCCCCGCGGCTGGTGACCGGCTTCATGAACTCGGCAATCTATGCCGTGGCCGGCGGTCTGCTCGGTACCGCGTTGACCGTGCTGGCCGGCTACCCGCTCTCCCGTGACGACCTGCCCTTCCGCCGAGTCCTGACCTTCTTCTTCCTCATCCCCACTCTGCTCTCGGCCGGCATCATCCCGACCTACATCGTGGTCCGCCAGCTGGGTCTGCTCGACACCCGCTGGGCGATCATCCTGCCGGGCTGCATGAGCGTCTTCAACATGATCATCACCCGGACCTTCTACAAGATCACCGTCCCCAGCGAGATGCTCGAGGCGGCCAAGGTCGACGGTGCCAGCGACTTCCGGTTCTTCTTCCGGATCGCGCTGCCGCTGAGCAAGCCGATCATCGCGGTGAACCTCCTGTTCTACGGGATCGCGCAGTGGAACGGCTGGTTCTCGGCGTTCATCTACCTGACCAACGCCGATCTCTACCCGCTACAGCTGGTGCTGCGGGAGATCCTCGCCCAGAGTGCTGTTAACCCGGCGCAGATCGGTGGCCCGGACGTCGGCGAGCTACTGCGACGCAAGGAGCTCTTCGACAAGCTCAAGTACGCGCTGATCGTGATCGCCATGGTGCCACCACTGATCGCCTACCCCTTCGTCCAGAAGCACTTCGTCAAGGGTGCTCTCATCGGATCCTTGAAGTAG
- a CDS encoding extracellular solute-binding protein: MSSDVLPGSSSNVSRRAFFKAAGLGLGTVAFPSLLTACTGEKTSSGDKPKGLENVKKVELGEATPGVLYPEGYVGPRATQKKPFHDGSKTFKVVVQQNAQVVGDWNKNGFTKWMEERTGLKVEFQAILTTGSDGSIDLTKVNAMIASGELPDAFLGIPFSNDQISLYGQQGIFVALDDYIETYAPEMRRARTDYPGFKTLTAATDGKTYQFSGINDCFHCRISPGRAWINKKYLDKVGAKMPETTDDLRQVLKLFKDKDPTGKGNIIPFGANVNNQVDRYIMNAFLYNPGGDANGGWMQLKDGKVDFVANKPEWREGLKFLRTLYDDGTLTRDAFTMPDEAFLKAGNQGRLGFVRAYYWGSFIDITFNGNDPWRDYIAVPPLKGPNGVQYAGWDHYGYQSQSLLITSACKNPELLVQWGDYQMELEAIMGAYGGTKDKNWEWAQQGDKGINGKQAVFRLTKFPAPEGQGWDQYSIMYRSNDFRLGQYIDPKKPDFEKDLYEASVGYKPFAEPEDMQVPPLLFDESAAAQKADTAAAIQTHVKQSLAKFSVGELDINDDKAWSDYTKKFDAIGLKAYLDIYQQAYDKRPK, encoded by the coding sequence ATGTCATCAGATGTATTGCCTGGATCATCATCGAATGTTTCGCGCAGAGCGTTCTTCAAAGCAGCCGGCCTAGGGCTGGGAACGGTTGCCTTCCCCTCCCTCCTGACCGCCTGCACAGGCGAGAAGACCAGCAGCGGTGACAAGCCCAAGGGCCTCGAGAACGTCAAGAAGGTCGAGTTGGGCGAGGCGACGCCGGGGGTTCTCTACCCCGAGGGCTACGTCGGGCCCCGCGCGACCCAGAAGAAGCCGTTCCATGACGGGTCCAAGACCTTCAAGGTCGTCGTGCAGCAGAACGCGCAGGTCGTCGGCGACTGGAACAAGAACGGCTTCACCAAGTGGATGGAGGAGCGGACCGGTCTCAAGGTCGAGTTCCAGGCCATCCTCACCACCGGTTCCGATGGCTCGATCGACCTGACCAAGGTCAACGCCATGATCGCCTCCGGCGAGCTGCCGGACGCCTTCCTCGGCATTCCGTTCAGCAATGACCAGATCTCGCTGTACGGCCAGCAGGGCATCTTCGTCGCCCTGGACGACTACATCGAGACCTATGCCCCCGAGATGCGGCGGGCGCGGACGGACTACCCCGGCTTCAAGACGCTCACCGCGGCCACCGACGGCAAGACCTACCAGTTCTCCGGCATCAACGACTGCTTCCACTGCCGGATCAGCCCTGGACGTGCCTGGATCAACAAGAAGTACCTGGACAAGGTCGGCGCCAAGATGCCAGAGACCACCGATGACCTGCGTCAGGTGCTGAAGCTGTTCAAGGACAAGGACCCGACCGGCAAGGGCAACATCATCCCGTTCGGCGCCAACGTGAACAACCAGGTCGACCGCTACATCATGAACGCCTTCCTCTACAACCCGGGCGGCGACGCCAATGGTGGCTGGATGCAGCTCAAGGACGGTAAGGTCGACTTCGTGGCCAACAAGCCCGAGTGGCGCGAGGGTCTGAAGTTCCTGCGGACGTTGTACGACGACGGCACGCTGACGCGGGACGCCTTCACCATGCCGGACGAGGCCTTCCTCAAGGCGGGCAACCAGGGGCGGCTGGGCTTTGTCCGGGCCTACTACTGGGGCAGCTTCATCGACATCACCTTCAACGGCAACGACCCGTGGCGCGACTACATCGCAGTGCCGCCGTTGAAGGGTCCGAACGGCGTGCAGTACGCCGGCTGGGACCACTACGGCTACCAGTCCCAGTCGCTGCTCATCACCAGCGCCTGCAAGAACCCGGAGCTGCTGGTGCAGTGGGGCGACTACCAGATGGAGCTCGAGGCCATCATGGGCGCCTACGGCGGCACCAAGGACAAGAACTGGGAGTGGGCGCAGCAGGGCGACAAGGGCATCAACGGCAAGCAGGCCGTCTTCCGGCTCACCAAGTTCCCGGCTCCCGAGGGCCAGGGCTGGGACCAGTACTCGATCATGTACCGCTCGAACGACTTCCGGCTCGGCCAGTACATCGACCCGAAGAAGCCGGACTTCGAGAAGGACCTCTACGAGGCGTCGGTCGGCTACAAGCCGTTCGCCGAGCCCGAGGACATGCAGGTCCCGCCGTTGCTGTTCGACGAGTCCGCAGCGGCCCAGAAGGCCGATACCGCGGCCGCCATCCAGACCCACGTCAAGCAGAGCCTGGCCAAGTTCTCGGTCGGCGAGCTGGACATCAACGATGACAAGGCCTGGAGCGACTACACCAAGAAGTTCGACGCGATCGGCCTGAAGGCCTACCTCGACATCTACCAGCAGGCCTACGACAAGCGGCCCAAGTGA
- the rpsP gene encoding 30S ribosomal protein S16, whose amino-acid sequence MAVKIRLKRLGKIRSPHYRIVVADSRTKRDGRAIEEIGLYHPKNDPSVIRVDSERAQHWLSVGAQPTEAVIAIFKRSGDWQKFTGDTSPSGVDPQPEKKNKTEAFNAALADSKDEPTSAAISRSKKSDKDETSSDQSDVAASDEAGSTGAEG is encoded by the coding sequence GTGGCTGTCAAGATTCGTCTGAAGCGACTGGGCAAGATCCGCTCGCCCCACTACCGCATCGTGGTCGCCGACTCGCGCACCAAGCGCGACGGTCGTGCCATCGAGGAGATCGGTCTCTACCACCCCAAGAACGACCCGTCGGTCATCCGGGTCGACTCGGAGCGGGCGCAGCACTGGCTGTCTGTCGGCGCCCAGCCGACGGAGGCTGTCATCGCCATCTTCAAGCGCTCCGGTGACTGGCAGAAGTTCACCGGCGACACCAGCCCGTCTGGCGTCGACCCGCAGCCGGAGAAGAAGAACAAGACCGAGGCCTTCAACGCCGCTCTGGCCGACTCCAAGGACGAGCCGACCAGCGCCGCCATCTCGCGGTCGAAGAAGAGCGACAAGGACGAGACTTCGTCCGACCAGTCCGACGTGGCCGCGTCTGACGAGGCTGGGTCGACCGGCGCCGAAGGCTGA
- a CDS encoding RNA-binding protein, with product MLAEALEHLVRGIVSNPDEVRVEDKDLRRGRMLEVRVDPSDIGKVIGRSGRTATALRTVVAALAGREQVRVDFVDVDKRPRSGGQSRGRR from the coding sequence GTGCTGGCCGAGGCGCTCGAGCATCTGGTCCGTGGCATCGTGTCCAACCCGGACGAGGTCCGGGTCGAGGACAAGGATCTGCGTCGCGGTCGGATGCTCGAGGTTCGCGTTGACCCGAGTGACATCGGCAAGGTGATCGGACGCTCTGGTCGCACGGCGACGGCTCTGCGCACCGTCGTCGCCGCACTGGCGGGTCGGGAGCAGGTGCGTGTCGACTTCGTCGATGTCGACAAGCGTCCTCGATCCGGTGGCCAAAGCCGCGGGCGGCGCTGA
- the rimM gene encoding ribosome maturation factor RimM (Essential for efficient processing of 16S rRNA), which yields MTSTVEVIVGVIGRPHGLRGEVAIELRTDEPERRFAVGQVLSVQDEDRTLTVAARRMHNGRLLLTFAELTDRTAVEGARGLLLVARVPQDETPEDDGEYYDRQLVGLRVLDAAGREVGKVLQVVHLPAQDLLEISTAGSARLVPFVATLVPEVDLAAGLLRLAEVPGLLADEDDQVANDAGTDH from the coding sequence ATGACCAGCACAGTCGAGGTGATCGTCGGCGTCATCGGCCGGCCGCACGGCCTTCGGGGTGAGGTCGCCATCGAGCTGCGCACCGACGAGCCCGAGCGGCGGTTCGCTGTCGGCCAGGTGTTGTCGGTGCAAGACGAGGACCGTACGCTCACCGTCGCCGCCCGACGGATGCACAACGGTCGGCTGCTGCTGACGTTCGCCGAGCTCACTGACCGCACGGCCGTCGAGGGCGCGCGTGGCCTGCTTCTGGTGGCCCGGGTGCCCCAGGACGAGACGCCGGAGGATGACGGGGAGTACTACGACCGGCAGCTGGTGGGACTGCGCGTCCTGGACGCGGCCGGTCGTGAGGTCGGCAAGGTGCTGCAGGTGGTCCATCTGCCGGCCCAGGACCTGCTGGAGATCAGTACGGCCGGCTCGGCCCGGCTGGTGCCGTTCGTGGCCACCCTGGTGCCCGAGGTTGACCTGGCGGCTGGCCTCCTCCGGCTGGCCGAGGTCCCGGGCCTGTTGGCCGACGAGGATGACCAGGTCGCGAACGACGCCGGGACGGACCACTAG
- the trmD gene encoding tRNA (guanosine(37)-N1)-methyltransferase TrmD, producing the protein MRLDIVSIFPDYLAPLSLSLPGKAIESGLVDLRVHDLRRWTHDRHRTVDDTPYGGGAGMVMKPEPWGEALDELVPDAPVPDAPVPDAPVPAQLGRDDELQGNQAPDDRSQDDRALVGAPRLLVMTPSGRPFTQALAGELALERHLVIACGRYEGIDARVVEHARARMRVDEISIGDYVLNGGEAAALVITEAFVRLIPGVIGNPESLAEESHSAGHDGLLEYPVYTKPPSWRGLQVPDILFSGHHGEIARWRREQAVEKTRARRPDLLPAELREIIVGEATSSDAGELLTLQLAAGAADTSSVTLDDVLASLQGATVLVARQNGRLVGSARGEVVDGEVWSVGRPMVVPDLRNRGIGERLRAEIQRLAPATCQSMRIAPPDPAV; encoded by the coding sequence GTGCGGCTGGACATCGTCTCGATCTTCCCCGACTACCTGGCCCCGCTGTCGCTGTCGCTGCCGGGTAAGGCGATCGAGTCCGGGCTGGTCGACCTGCGGGTGCACGACCTCAGGCGGTGGACCCACGACCGGCATCGGACCGTCGATGACACGCCTTACGGTGGCGGCGCCGGGATGGTGATGAAGCCGGAGCCGTGGGGAGAGGCTCTGGACGAGCTGGTCCCAGACGCGCCGGTCCCTGACGCGCCGGTCCCAGACGCGCCGGTCCCAGCCCAGCTGGGGCGGGACGACGAACTTCAAGGGAATCAGGCCCCCGATGACCGGTCTCAGGACGACAGGGCTCTGGTCGGCGCGCCCAGGCTGCTGGTGATGACACCGTCGGGTCGACCGTTCACCCAGGCGCTCGCCGGCGAGCTCGCCCTGGAGAGGCACCTGGTCATCGCCTGCGGGCGCTATGAGGGCATCGACGCACGCGTGGTCGAGCATGCCCGCGCTCGGATGCGCGTCGACGAGATCAGCATCGGCGACTACGTGCTCAACGGGGGCGAGGCTGCTGCACTGGTGATCACCGAGGCGTTCGTCCGACTCATTCCCGGCGTTATCGGCAATCCGGAGTCACTGGCCGAGGAGTCCCACTCCGCCGGCCACGACGGCCTGCTGGAGTATCCGGTGTATACCAAGCCACCCAGCTGGAGAGGCCTGCAGGTGCCGGACATCCTGTTCTCAGGCCATCACGGCGAGATCGCTCGCTGGCGGCGCGAACAGGCGGTGGAGAAGACCCGGGCACGCCGACCCGACCTGCTGCCGGCTGAGTTGCGCGAGATCATCGTCGGCGAGGCCACCTCGTCGGATGCAGGGGAGTTGCTGACCCTGCAGCTGGCCGCCGGCGCCGCTGATACGTCGTCCGTGACGCTGGATGACGTGCTGGCCTCGCTGCAGGGCGCCACCGTGCTGGTGGCCCGCCAGAACGGCCGGCTGGTGGGCTCAGCGCGAGGTGAGGTCGTCGATGGCGAGGTCTGGAGCGTCGGCAGGCCGATGGTGGTGCCCGACCTGCGGAACCGTGGGATCGGCGAACGACTCCGGGCCGAGATCCAACGGCTCGCGCCGGCTACCTGTCAAAGCATGCGGATCGCGCCCCCCGACCCTGCGGTCTGA
- a CDS encoding HNH endonuclease signature motif containing protein, whose protein sequence is MELLDQLDRVLADLIALAESGGLQNLNDESLAEFGQDFERVRNRLALVDHQLIAECDQRGLGRRWLQRDTAGLLSQLLSVSSGEARNRVRAAEALRPRSTLQGDPLPPNRPVLSDLLRSGRLNPEQRTTAIDTLELLERAGLDPTEVSAAEQTLTDLSGQLVPKDFRKAASKLVEVLLPDGRLDDIAHSNLRDFWLRPNRDGSFTPGGRVTPGLGAKLFAVLSPLAAPRPTDADGPDPRSAGQRLHDALEDVASRLLRAGGLPDSGGTPATVVVMIDVEKLLARCGHGETSDGTLLPVSEVLKLANEAEIIPAAFTRSGLPLDLGRDRRIANKNQTLALMARDGGCSFPGCSAPPEWCERHHVRSWLDGGRTEVNNLTLLCGYHHREFADRGWSCVMINKLPAWVPPRWRDPAQRPLVHHRIRQRFGLAA, encoded by the coding sequence ATGGAACTGCTGGATCAGCTGGACAGGGTACTGGCTGACCTGATCGCGCTCGCGGAGAGCGGAGGGCTTCAGAACCTCAACGACGAGTCCCTGGCCGAGTTCGGGCAGGACTTCGAACGAGTCAGAAATCGGCTGGCTCTCGTGGATCATCAACTGATCGCCGAGTGTGACCAGCGTGGCCTTGGGCGACGGTGGCTTCAGCGCGATACGGCGGGACTGCTCAGCCAACTGCTGAGCGTGTCTTCGGGCGAGGCCCGGAACCGGGTCAGGGCAGCCGAGGCGTTGCGCCCTCGGTCGACGCTGCAGGGCGATCCGTTGCCGCCGAACCGGCCGGTGTTGTCAGACCTGCTCCGCAGCGGACGACTCAACCCGGAGCAGCGCACTACCGCGATCGACACCCTGGAGCTGCTCGAACGTGCCGGTCTCGACCCGACCGAGGTGTCGGCTGCAGAGCAGACGCTGACGGACCTCAGCGGACAGCTCGTACCGAAGGACTTCCGCAAGGCGGCCAGCAAGCTGGTGGAAGTGCTGCTACCCGATGGCCGGCTGGACGACATCGCGCACAGCAACCTGCGCGACTTCTGGCTGCGACCGAACCGCGATGGCTCCTTCACCCCCGGCGGGAGGGTGACTCCCGGACTCGGCGCCAAGCTGTTCGCGGTCCTTTCGCCGTTGGCAGCGCCCAGACCCACCGACGCCGACGGTCCGGACCCACGGAGCGCCGGTCAGCGACTCCACGACGCGTTGGAGGATGTCGCCTCCCGACTGCTGCGTGCGGGCGGACTGCCGGACTCGGGCGGAACGCCGGCCACGGTAGTCGTCATGATCGACGTGGAGAAGCTGTTGGCGCGGTGCGGCCATGGTGAGACCTCTGACGGCACCCTGCTGCCGGTGAGTGAGGTCCTCAAGCTGGCCAACGAGGCCGAGATCATTCCCGCCGCCTTCACCCGGAGCGGCCTGCCGCTCGACCTTGGCCGTGACCGTCGGATCGCCAACAAGAACCAGACGCTGGCCCTGATGGCTCGCGATGGCGGCTGCTCATTTCCCGGCTGCAGCGCCCCACCGGAGTGGTGTGAACGGCACCATGTGCGTTCCTGGCTCGACGGTGGCCGCACGGAGGTCAACAATCTGACGCTCCTCTGCGGCTACCACCACCGGGAGTTCGCCGACCGCGGCTGGAGCTGCGTCATGATCAACAAGCTCCCCGCCTGGGTACCCCCGCGATGGCGCGACCCCGCCCAACGCCCCCTCGTCCACCATCGAATCCGACAGCGATTCGGCCTCGCCGCCTGA
- a CDS encoding succinate dehydrogenase cytochrome b subunit — MATTSLTPQQRAVRSTVVLKSLMAISGLIMVGYLILHMYGNLKLFAGREAFDGYSHHLRVILYPLLPHSGLLWIIRVVLLASVLIHFYAAITLWRRNNRARGGVSRYQSSRARRGVQRSYSSFTMRWGGVIILLFVIYHLLHLTANVIAPGGASASPYQRVVNGFSIWWVVLSYTIAMLAVGLHLRHGFWSAFATLGANRSAKTRSVLNGLAWLVAVVITVGFLLPPYFVLFGLVR, encoded by the coding sequence GTGGCGACAACTTCTTTGACCCCGCAACAGCGGGCTGTCAGGTCGACTGTGGTGCTGAAGAGCCTGATGGCCATCAGCGGCTTGATCATGGTCGGGTATCTCATCCTGCACATGTACGGCAACCTCAAGCTGTTCGCCGGTCGGGAGGCGTTCGACGGCTACTCCCACCATCTGCGTGTGATCCTCTATCCGCTGCTGCCGCACTCCGGCCTGCTGTGGATCATCCGGGTGGTCCTGCTGGCCAGTGTGCTGATCCACTTCTATGCGGCGATCACCTTGTGGCGGCGAAACAACAGGGCTCGCGGAGGCGTCAGCCGTTACCAGAGCAGTCGGGCACGTCGCGGGGTCCAGCGCTCCTACTCGTCGTTCACGATGCGCTGGGGAGGAGTGATCATCCTGCTCTTCGTGATCTACCACCTGCTGCACCTGACGGCGAACGTGATCGCGCCTGGAGGTGCCTCGGCCTCGCCGTACCAGCGGGTCGTCAACGGATTCTCCATCTGGTGGGTGGTGCTGTCGTACACCATCGCCATGCTCGCGGTGGGCCTGCACCTGCGTCACGGTTTCTGGAGTGCCTTCGCCACCTTGGGCGCCAACCGGAGCGCCAAGACCCGGTCCGTCCTCAACGGGCTCGCCTGGCTCGTCGCAGTGGTGATCACGGTCGGGTTCCTGCTCCCGCCGTACTTCGTCCTCTTTGGATTGGTGAGATAG